Proteins from a single region of Desulforegula conservatrix Mb1Pa:
- a CDS encoding restriction endonuclease subunit S: MSSDWRSYQFQELCDIKRGASPRPIHDYLGDEGMPWIKIADATAEDSRFIRTSKERIKLSGVKASVEVFPGELILSNSATPGLPKFMKINACIHDGWMILRNFKQLDKNFAYWLLLVERTNLVSQGNGSVFTNLKTDILKNYTVNIPAIDEQIRIASFFNTLDDRITLLRETNKTLEAIAQAIFKSWFVDFDPVRAKQEGREPEGMDADTAALFPDSFEESELGLIPKGWKVGTLGDISCVKGGFAYKSEVFCDAGSPVVKIKNIVGDGTVDLLDAQFIADEIANKTQKFGLKDGDIVIAMTGATIGKTGVIVTTEDQVPYLNQRVAKFDSNLQGFNNSWFIFVAFQNKFIFEQVVNAASGSAQPNISTNGIESVCLVIPDNNELMSIFNEYISVIFQGWIANQKQSKTLTQLRDTLLPRLISGQLRLPDAESMVEEAVS, translated from the coding sequence ATGAGTTCTGATTGGAGAAGTTATCAATTCCAAGAATTATGTGACATAAAAAGAGGAGCTTCACCAAGACCAATACATGATTACCTTGGCGATGAGGGAATGCCATGGATCAAAATTGCTGATGCTACGGCAGAAGACTCTAGATTTATTAGGACAAGTAAAGAGCGAATTAAACTGAGTGGAGTTAAGGCAAGTGTTGAAGTTTTTCCAGGGGAGCTGATTTTATCAAATAGCGCCACTCCTGGATTGCCTAAGTTTATGAAAATCAATGCTTGTATTCATGATGGATGGATGATTCTTCGGAATTTTAAACAACTGGATAAAAATTTTGCATATTGGCTTTTGTTGGTGGAACGCACAAATCTTGTTTCGCAAGGTAATGGCTCTGTTTTTACAAACCTCAAGACAGATATTTTAAAAAATTATACAGTAAACATTCCAGCAATAGATGAACAAATAAGGATAGCCAGTTTTTTTAATACATTAGATGATCGCATCACCCTATTGCGCGAAACCAACAAAACCCTCGAAGCCATAGCACAGGCCATTTTTAAATCGTGGTTTGTGGATTTCGACCCGGTGCGAGCCAAACAGGAAGGCCGAGAACCTGAAGGCATGGACGCAGACACAGCCGCGCTCTTTCCCGACAGCTTCGAGGAATCGGAACTTGGGTTGATTCCGAAGGGGTGGAAAGTTGGAACGCTGGGCGACATTTCATGTGTCAAAGGAGGTTTCGCATATAAAAGTGAGGTGTTTTGTGATGCAGGGTCTCCAGTCGTTAAAATCAAAAATATTGTCGGAGATGGAACTGTTGATTTACTGGATGCTCAATTTATTGCAGATGAAATAGCAAATAAAACCCAAAAGTTCGGTTTGAAAGATGGAGATATTGTTATTGCCATGACTGGTGCAACAATTGGAAAAACTGGTGTTATTGTAACAACAGAAGATCAAGTTCCTTATTTGAACCAGCGAGTTGCTAAATTTGATTCTAATTTACAAGGCTTTAATAATAGCTGGTTTATATTTGTAGCATTCCAAAACAAATTTATTTTTGAACAAGTCGTTAATGCGGCATCTGGTAGTGCTCAACCCAATATAAGTACAAACGGTATTGAATCAGTTTGCTTAGTAATTCCCGATAACAATGAATTAATGAGCATATTTAATGAATATATATCTGTCATATTTCAAGGTTGGATTGCCAATCAAAAACAATCAAAAACCCTCACCCAACTCCGCGACACTCTGCTTCCTCGTTTAATATCCGGCCAACTACGCCTTCCAGACGCAGAATCCATGGTCGAAGAGGCGGTTTCATGA
- a CDS encoding Fic family protein — MSYQPPYSITPQILQRVADIVELLTRWSLSDDSSLSPQLRRNNRIRTIQASLAIENNTLSIEQVTAVLEGRHVLGLPREIQEVRNAFTAYEQLTSWQPHSLGDLLKAHGFLMTGLVDEAGSFRTGGVGIYNDKKLVHMAPPPSRVSALMSDLLVWLESAPVHPLIASCVFHYEFEFIHPFSDGNGRMGRLWQTLILSQWKPMLAYLPVETVVRSRQEEYYQALAEADRLADSTPFIEFMLQALHDAMTEALSKTSVKESVKTSVKTSDKILGELSLNSSMTIPELAEKVGVTARSIERNLKKLQDEGRLRRIGPAKGGHWEVIK, encoded by the coding sequence ATGAGTTATCAGCCCCCATATTCCATAACTCCTCAGATACTTCAGCGGGTAGCAGATATTGTCGAGCTTCTGACCAGATGGTCTCTGTCTGATGACAGTTCCCTGTCCCCGCAGTTGCGCCGTAATAACCGAATCCGCACCATTCAGGCATCTCTGGCAATCGAAAATAATACCCTGAGTATTGAGCAGGTGACGGCGGTGCTTGAAGGTAGGCATGTTCTTGGTCTGCCCCGTGAAATTCAGGAAGTCCGCAACGCCTTTACTGCCTATGAGCAGTTGACAAGCTGGCAACCGCATTCCTTGGGGGATCTTCTGAAAGCTCATGGATTCCTGATGACAGGGCTGGTTGATGAAGCTGGCTCTTTCCGCACAGGCGGAGTCGGTATTTATAATGACAAGAAGCTGGTTCACATGGCTCCGCCTCCAAGCCGGGTATCTGCGCTAATGTCCGATCTTCTTGTCTGGCTTGAATCTGCGCCTGTTCATCCACTTATTGCCAGTTGCGTATTCCATTATGAATTCGAGTTTATCCATCCTTTTTCAGACGGCAACGGACGCATGGGGCGTTTATGGCAGACGCTGATACTCAGCCAGTGGAAGCCCATGCTTGCTTATCTTCCGGTTGAGACAGTTGTCAGAAGCAGACAGGAAGAATATTATCAGGCTCTGGCAGAAGCAGACAGACTGGCCGATTCAACACCTTTCATAGAATTCATGCTTCAGGCTTTGCACGATGCCATGACAGAAGCACTTTCCAAAACGTCGGTAAAAGAGTCGGTGAAAACGTCGGTGAAAACATCTGATAAAATTTTAGGGGAACTTTCCCTGAACAGCTCCATGACCATTCCGGAACTTGCAGAAAAAGTCGGGGTCACAGCGCGGTCTATAGAACGTAATCTTAAAAAATTGCAGGATGAAGGCCGTTTGCGTCGTATAGGCCCAGCCAAGGGCGGCCATTGGGAGGTTATCAAATGA